GACGCCGTCGGCCTCCAGCCGTTCCTGGACCTGTCGCAGGAAGGGGAGGGGAACCAACGCGAACTGGAGCAGGGTCAGCTGTCCCTGAAGCTGCTGGGACTCCAGCGGCTGGCCTCGCGCATCACGAAGAGTGAGCGCGGGCAGCGGGCCATACACGGGCGGCGGTACCTCCAGCTCCCACGAGGCGTTCGCAGGGGGTGCCTCCGACCAGGCGAAGTCCAGCACCATCACGAGCGCCGCGCAGGCCAGCGCGGACACGGTCAGCCCCGTGGCTCCCAGCACCACGAACAGCCACGAACGGGGCTGCGCGGAAGTGGATGGAAGGGCGGACATGATGGCGCACCCTCGCGCATCCGGACCTCGTGCGCGATGCGACACCTTGTCGCAGAACCCGGGCCCGCCTCTTCCGCTACACGGCAGGGATGATCAAGGCACTGCTGATGGGAATGCTGTTGCTGGGCGCGACGCCCTCTCCCGTGGGAACAGGAACCAGCGCATCCAGCCGGCTCCGCGTCGAGGTCCTCTCCTCGATGACACCGCTCCGAAGGGGCGTTCAGACATTCCAGGTGCGAGTCACCGACGCCGCGTCGGGAAAGCCGGTGCCCGGTGTCGTGCTGTCCGTCCAGCCCTGGATGCCCGCCATGGGCCACGGCATCTCCGAAGTTCCCCGAGTCACCGCGCGAGAGCCCGGGACCTTCGAGGTCTCCGACACGGACCTCTTCATGCCCGGCGTCTGGGAGCTGCGCTTCACGCTGAAGGGAACCGTGGACGACTCCGCGACCGTGACCCTCAAGCTGGGGCGATAGGCGTGCGGCGAGGGAATCAGGGCTTGAGCGCCGCGGAGGCCGTCTCGCGCGGCATCAGGCCGCTGAACTCGTAGAGGAACGCGCCGTTCTCCGTGACGTCCACGGTGCAGGCGCCCGCGCGGGAGAGCGCCTCGAGCACCTCCTTGGCTTCGGTGAAGGAGAGGTGCGTGCCCGCCGCCACCTCGGCGATGGTGACGCGGCCGCCGTGTCCCTGCGCGCAGGCGAGCACGGCCCGTTCGACATCACGGGAGTCCATCGAGGGCCGCACCGCGACAGGCGCATCCCTCGACCCGGGGGGCAGCTTCGCGCGCCGCGCGGAGCGCACGAGTGCCAGGCCTGCGAGGACGAAGACGGCGCCGATGATGAACCCCGCGACCGTGTTCTCCGCGGTGCCGCTGATCAGCTTGTCGATCTCGATGCCAATGCCGATGACGCCGAACGCGGCGAGCGCCCAGCCGATGATGCTCTTCATGCCACCCCCATCTCGACGGGACCGCACCTCCGTCCCCCGCGCCGGTTCATAGCAGAAGCCGCCGTGTCTCAAGGCGCTGGGCTGCTGAACTCCGAGTGCGTTGGCGCGCCAGTCCCGCCGTGGAGTTGAATGGCACCGAGAGGCCCCACATGCCGACCGACACGTCCCATCCCTCCTCGCGCC
The sequence above is drawn from the Corallococcus sp. NCRR genome and encodes:
- a CDS encoding FixH family protein; this translates as MTPLRRGVQTFQVRVTDAASGKPVPGVVLSVQPWMPAMGHGISEVPRVTAREPGTFEVSDTDLFMPGVWELRFTLKGTVDDSATVTLKLGR